A segment of the Nasonia vitripennis strain AsymCx chromosome 2, Nvit_psr_1.1, whole genome shotgun sequence genome:
aatttatattttcaaatggTGATAAAAAAGGCAATGTTTTAACgtatttctatttttacaGCTAATGTCAAATTGGCTCAGACTGCAGACTcagacaaagaagaagaagctgtcCTTATAGATATGCAGGAACCAGTCAAGCTTACTTTTGCTTGTCGCTACCTCAACTCCTTTGTAAAAGCCACACCACTTTGTGCCCAAGTCAAACTGTCCATGTCCAGTGACGTGCCTTTAGTATGTGAATATCAAATTGGAGAAATTGGTCACATTAGATATTACCTTGCGCCAAAGATCGATGATGAAGAAGAGAATTAAAAGTAAACTTAAACCATAACTTTAACGTTAACTTTCCTCCCATCACCAAAATGGCCGTTttcttttgtatttatttattcgaaAACCAAGCCTTGTGCTCTCATGTTAAATAGCAACCTGTTGTATGTAATTAACTTCATAAGTcacaattttaaaattaaataggGTTTAGtcatagaaataaaaatcacacTTTTACAAGTAGTTCGAAGATAatatattgaaattttacatttaaaagtCATTTGGCTTGTCACAGTATTAGCGCAATACAGAATTGACACTAACTTCGTAGTAGGATGACATAATTACGATTAATAAGTTAAAACGATGTACATTCTCACTGCATGATTGACTGTGACcatgattttgttttatacttaaatatttttgatagtATCGCATTTGTAATGTATAAGaactcaatatatattttcaaaatttttgataaatttcgTATATACTTCATTCTTGCATCCTAGCCTAATCAAAGTTCAAAATTCCTTATAGAATAGTAATCGTCACGTATCTTTAGACTTAAATCCTAAATGTATAAGTtactttaatataaaaatacataattaGCTTACGAACTGCGGGAATAAATGGGCTACCATGGATGGAATAGCCTAGAAGTATACAGTTAAATCTTACATATTTGGATCTCGAATAATCGCTAAGTAAATTTTTCATTGAGGAGTGtttaatctaaaaattattttacacgcaAGTATTTACGTAAAGACTTATAGGTACTTTAAAATCACTCATCTTTGCTCAGTATCACACTCACATTCGACTCGCACATTCATCCGAGATAAATAGATTTTTGGTATTAGTACGTTCATCAAAGAAGCAACAAAATCAAATACTTTGGCAATATTTGTCAGACTCCTTGATTTTAAAGCCTTGGTATTGTTTGGTTCTTTTTCAAAGAATTGGTAACTCAAAATGGTGTCGTGAAAATTCTTGTCGAACTTAATAGAAAACTActgtttgattttttatcGAATTTCATCGATATCAAAACGctctttaaataaataataaaaaagtgaataattaACGTTTCGTCAACgttattgaaaatacaaacaatcgtgtattgaaaataaaaaaaaaacatgcgATGCAACCAAATCGTCTACATCAATACCTTGGCTTGTAATAAAAGCTTACAAATTTGATTCTACATATTTGAAAGCATCAGACCACTGATTCATTTTTACACTGCATCAATTGCCTCTATCACTGCCTTACGATTGaacttctctttctttcttcagTTTTGTTCATtctcaaagaaaaaatatattactcCAGTTGACTCTTAATCTCCGCGACTGgagattttcattttcattttctcttAAGCATTTTTGTTTCCATTGCTCCCGTACAAGCTTGGATGCACAAACTTGTCGTGTAACGTTCGCAAGTGCCTCAGCAAATTGCTTTTGACGTTAAAGCCCTTTTTGCAGTAGGAACAGAGAAACGGCCTTTCGCCCGTGTGCGTCCTTTGATGAATGACCATTGACGCGTGGCTGGGAAATACCTTCTGGCAGATGTTGCACAACTTCTGGTGGCTGTGAACTCGCTTGGGTTTCGGTGGCGCCGAGTTATTCATCAAGGCTAGCTGTTCCTCTGTGTGTTCCGTCTGTATGTGGCGAACCCACTCCTGCGGCGTCGGGTACATGTTCCCGCACAGGTCGCACTTGAGCGGTGGAAAATCTTTGCCGTCGTCGTCCGAATCTCCCTGAAAAAAGTCGTGAACAATGTAGCTCTtgagtatttatttatgtacCTATCGCTGGTGTTTACGCGCTTCTGATACACACCTTtcgttttcttcttctatttTCCGTCATGTCAGCGTGTGTGAACTCTATGTGACGAACCCAGTCGGAAGGTCTGTTGAAAGTTTGACTGCACATGTCGCACGTGAGGGGCGTGTACTCCTCTTCCTCCATGTCGCCATCCTCGTCCGCGCTGTGCACTATTTCCTAAAAATTAATGTTCGTTAGCATTGCCGTAGTGGGTATCACAATTTTCACTACATTCCCTACACATACCGGTTTGATGTCAATTTCGTGGTCTATAGTTAACGCGTCAGACGGATCGATGGTTTCCTCCCAATTGATTGGCTCCTCCTTCACCAGCATCTCCAAGTTCAGCTCGGTCTGCGAGAACAAACGTATACCAATCAAGAACCATTATCACCTCGGTCGTCAACGCGGGCAAAAAATCTCAATAAAAAAAGTCGACTAACGCTTTCGCCAACGTCGCTCTTCGACTTGGTGGACTCCGCGTCGCTGCTCGTGCTTTTTCGCTTTTTGCTGTTGGTCTCGACGTTCTCCTTATTCTTTCCCGCCTCGCAGCTGCTCTTGGCCGCCGCATCCTCCGAGCAGGACTTTCCACCGTCCGTCGTCGCGATCGACGCCTCGCTGCCTTCCTTGTCATCTTTGTCCACCGCTGAGTTCTTGTCCTTCTTATCGTACGACTTACTGAGCAGCGGCTGGCAGTTGTTCTGCTGCGaccccgacgacgacgacgacgactccaGAAGCTGCTGCTGGGTTTGAATTAGGGGCTCGACGATCCTCTCGGAGGCCGGTTGTACGAGTTTGATCTTCTGGATCTGACCGCTGGCCGTGGAGCCGAGGGCCGGCTGCTCGCTGCGCTTGTCAGACCGGACGAGTTTTTGATTGTTCGACTGGATGTTTTCCTTCTTGCTGCCCGAGGACGAGTTAGAGCGCCAAAGACCGCGCACCCGCAGGATGTCGCCGGCCTTTAGCACACCCTCCAGCTGATCGTTCGTCACAGTTGTCTCGCCGCTGTACATGTACTGGATGAGAATTTTGAGCGTTCGGTAGCCGATTTCCGTTGGCAGGACCTGCAAgttcatatttttatatagCGTTATCGTCAGTGCAGAAGATTAATACGGAAacgttaaattttttaaaaagttgaaaTATTTATCGATACACGATCGAGTCGTTTTTGTCGTACAAAGCTAGCTTCAAACGTCATAATCGTTCTTACTGCGTGActtaaaaatttgaaacagAACTCTGTAACCTACAACGATGATGGGTGCATTCGTGTTGGCGCCAAAGTGACATGTCTGGAAAATGTGGCTGAGGTAGGACGAACAGGCGGCCAAAACAAATCGATGGGCCGCTACATGTCTCCCGCAAGATGTGGCCAGTAAAACATCAGCGAAGGACTCGGAGTGCAGCAGAGTCGCCACCGAGCTGTGAAGATGGGCTCCATAACTGTGCCACTTTAGCTGGAAGTTCTCCGAAGCGGGGATGCCGATTTTTTCCGTGACGATATCTGCAACAATGACCATTTCGGTTGGAgacttttttctaaaaaacgAACTATGAAAAACAAGTGAGACAATAAACGTTTAACGACGATCTCCAAATAGTAAATAATCCAATAATCTCCATACAAGTCATCCAAAGATAAACAAAGTTAGCGGTTCAGCAAGTTTATCCGAAAACAAAGTTTATCGTTTGAACGAAGCGAAAAAAGTCGTGGcagtgtgtgtatagctagatacacgcgcgaaaaaagcggGCTATAGAGAGCAGAGAGAACAAAAAGGACGAAATATCGAACTGATCGATAATAACGAAAGAAGAGGGAGTGCGCGACAACATCCCCTACATAACAACAGCAGGCCGGAGCCCATACACAGCAGCGCGCAACATCACCGCCACTGTACTATATGTACTATACACCAGTGTTAAGTGTAGCTAATGCGATTATACGGGAAAAGAATATGCGCGACGCGTACattgattataaaaatctCTTTATGTATGCACGTGCATAATATAACGCAAGCCATACTGCCTCTCAATTGTTGATCGTGCCTCTTTTTCTTGTGCAGATCAACTACTTACAATAACGATAAAAATAGTTCCTTTTTTTCGAATCAGTTCAAAACCGACAAAGCTGTTACACTACGGCCGCTCGTAGCAAAACTAATTAAAACGTCGGCGTCTGAGATCGCCGCCGGTAATTCGCTCGTATCCGCTTCGTCTAGTCCTTATGAAGATTTCGATCCTGCTGCTGCAGTCTCCCCCTTCCCCTCTCGCATCGTTTGACCGTTATCTTCTATATCTTATAGTTGCCGCATCATCGCATAATATTGACTGCTTATATTCGCGCTCTCCGATtaatctctcgctctcgcacccCCGCGAAGTCTCGCCCGACGCGCGCATAATCCTGTGCCGCAACGCCTTTGTCGAGACTATTATAGAGCCGGCTTTTAATGAACTAGCGCAATTGTTGCTTGTCTTGGATTTCGGCGTTTCAGAAATACCGATTTTGAGTAGGAAGCAATTTGTTGATAGAATTAATCTAATCTTAGCTAACTTGAATGAGCAATACAGCcgtttattcattttattggAAATATTCTTTCTAAGAATAGCGCGAGTTAAAAAAGTGCCCTTTACATACTTGTATAGAACGTGTTTTATTTTAACACTGCGGTAATGTATGAATCGTCAATTACGTGCAATTTCAAAACTGGATCAATGCGCGATGTATAGTAGCGCCAAAGCTGACGACTAATTCAATAACGACCATACACATGCAACAATTATACAGTCGGTTGTCGACGCTCCCGCGTGCCGTTTGAGAATGAACTACACTATCGATTGAACGCGCGGAAATTACATAATTTCATTAGCCCAATCAACTAATTGCTGGTAAGACCTGTCGAGAATCCAAGCAGTAATTATCAGCAGAAAAGCCAGACACCCgccaaaaattaaaaccccCGTCACGTCCCTCCGATGACTCACCCGCAACATCTAAACATCGCGACTATTGATTTCTCTCTCATACGCACGACAGCCCGTCCTCAGAATCTTCCCTCTCAACCCgttaagaaagaaaaacaaaaaacaaataaataaaacgaaaacGCGGAATCTCGTAACagagaggggggagagagagagagagagagagagagagacgcgcgaaCGAAGAGAAACAGCGCGACCCTCGTCGCGTACTCGGCGCCGACGCTGCAGTAGAGGCCGGTATACGCGGCTCTCAATCTAATTTACAAATATCGAACGAATGATTAGAGCAGACAACGCGCTGGCGCAGAgggaaaatttcaaattcgccGCACTCTACCACACTCTCCCTCGCGCAGCTCGCAGCTCGCAGCTCGCTGCGTGCTCCCTTCCACGCGCTCCGCAGCCGCCGCTACTTGATCGATAGCCCGCGCGATAAGGAGCGGGTGTACTCGttctgtatatgtatacgtacacCGTAATGCGTCGGCTCGTTTTTATTCGCGTTTTCGAAATTCGCGGCCAACGATATCCCGCGACGTCGTCGCGTGATTTCAGCTGATTCCCGGCAATATTCATCATTTATCGACGCAAACAAATAAAGTGACGTAAACACGtacgcgggagagagagagagagagagagagagagagagagagaggaacaaaGGATGTAtcgggagcgagagagaaagagagaaaacgcgcgcgagcgccggcAGGACGATCAATCGTGAATTTCCTCGCTATTATCGACGTATTCGGCCGCCGACGGAGCAGCCACCCCAACACGGACGCGGACCAACACACGCgtccgttctctctctctctctctctctctctctctctctctctttctctcacgcACACTCGCCGCTGCTTTATCTCGGATTTcttaccctctctctctctctctctctctctgtctttcctATATACAAACTCGCGTTGAACGAGCTGTAGAACGGGCCAGGCGACGGCGAGTTCGActtgtttatttaaaacaacCAGCCGAGGTTAAGACGGCTGGGCCCGCGAGGGGTGAGTGGACGGCGAGCGGGAAAGATCCAATCCACGTTGCAGCTGCGGAGCTGTGGCAGCACACGAGGGTCGGCGTGTGTGTATTACACGTAGTGTGCGTTGTACATGTATAGCTACAGGAGGGAGTCGGGAGACTGCGGGCTTTCTTTGGCGCACTGGCAATCAATGATTTCGTGTAGATCTTTCGGGAAGCGGCGTAATACACGAAgcgtgtatattatatatacatcagCTCGCGTTTTaacgtgtatacatataagcACACTCGGGCGGACTATTTTATCGACGAAATATAACGCACGCAGCTCGAGGAAAATCAATATGATTTCACGAACGAGATCACGCGACGAGCCTTACCTGACGACATTGCTCCAGTTTGTTGACGCTCGCACGTCGAAGCGACGATCTTTATTTCTCCTCCAGCCTCCCCCGGCGATCTGCACTGTATACAGCCCTCACTCACTGCTTCTTTACCGAAACACACACTGCGGCAGCAACGACCACGACGACGATTTTGCAGGAAATCAACCGGTCAGCTCGCACACGCGCACTTCACCTTCGACGATGATACACAAACAATGCGGATTAAAAAAGCGAAACACCGACAGTACACAGAGAGCCGAGGCTGCAGCAGGACTATgcaatacgcgcgcgcgcgcgtctcgctGTGGTGTTTTGAAAGGCGGCTTCGCTCACTCTGCCTGGAGCGGCGCTCGCAactggcgctgctgctgcgcataGCTCGTCGCTccgtccttctctctctctctctctctctctctctctctctctctctctcccgagccGAGCCGCCTTTACCGCCGCTCTGCCGTCGCGCGCGACGGGGCAGATATGAGCATCGAACCGCGTAGGGGCCTAAAAATCGATATTTCGGTCTTTGCTCCATCCGCCCGTCCTTTTCGCGCTCTCTCCCCGCGTATATATGtatcgagcgcgcgctttACCGTCTGCCGTTGTCGTTGTGTCGCAATACGTGTGttcgagagacagagagatgaTGGCTATGCATTACAATGAAAACCGGCTGAAAACTACCGGATCACCTGAGCTTGACCTTTACTACTGATTCCCTTCGGAGGATTcattttttcgcatttttccCAAAAGCTCTACTTCTCAACGGAGCTACTGCGGAAAAATTGTCGTCCCCTTCCTCCATAGCTATCTTGAATCCTTCAAGCTCGGAAACTGCGAGCGAATCgctagaaaaagaaaacgcaACTCATATAAACACAGGATAACTTACAAAAACATGAGGCGCtatgcccccccccctctctaaTATACTTTGCAGCGGCAGAGCCGCCCTCGCGCACACCAACACGTGCAGCCGCATACACACGTGCGCACACACGTGAGAGCGAAGCGCCCCTTCCCCGTTCATCATCGATTTTCCCGGCTACCAATCGCACGCATCCATTTATcgcatcgatcgcgcgcgcgcgcgcctagctgaaagagagagagagagagagagagagagagagagagctgattTCAGACACCGAGAGCTACTcggcttcttcttcctcctctgcTCCcttcttctccctctctcgatcTGCGCGTTTTTTTGCGCTGTGCTACCCTCTGGATCCGACGATTCGCGATTTATTATATTCCCCGGAAGGTGCGGGGAGGGAGTCTCTCACTGTCGAGCGACGGggcttttatatttttgcgaATCGGATATGTATGCTGTAGGTATGCGCGGAAGAGCTGAGGGGCGCACGCAGGGGACGGAGGGAAACTTTAGGAGCGCGCGAGCTCTTTTCTGCACGGTTTGAGAACGTTGCAGAGTTTTTATTTCGAAGATACGTTCGGTCGTCATTCGAAATGAACTTTTCAAAGttggtttgaaaatttgaatcaaGTGGCGGGAAATTCTAAATTTGAATATTGGGATCTGTATAGTAGATCGGCAAAGGCAGAAAGTTATTGGGAGCCGCAAATTTGTTTCGCGTAAAACAACAGAAGCGACGTATCCGAACGAGCGAAGAATAAAAGGACACGGCGTTTCCGGACTGCTttccttctcttctcttcttaATTCCTTTTGGGAGTTTTGGCTTTTGTGCTCAAGTCGCCCCTCGCTGTACACGCATTCGTACAATGCAGCCCCTTCTCGCTGGTTTTGCGCGGCTTCCTTCTTCTAATTTTCAATCGTCCTCGTGGAAAAGGTAATTGCGCGACACGCTTGTAGCGAGTTTTTTATTCCTGTACCCATATGTCACTGACTTTTGAGGTCGAGACACGACATTATATTTTCATCTCGATCGAGCGCATATCGCGGCGTTTGGTATAATGAGATCGCCGCGTGTGTCTCCGCGCGTTATACAGCATGTGTGCATACGGCCTGACACATATAATTATAACGATCGATTATCGATATCAATTTCTTTgtgaattattaatttgccgcggtgtttattattataccgACGCGCGCGATTATACGCGGCTGACCCGTGTTTTGCGACGTTATTTTCGCAAACGGCATCGATCGAGCCGTCTAAATTTACGCAACGTGAATGTTACGCGCATTATTATATCTGCCCTCGTTTACACCATTCGATATAATGCTTACATCCTCGCGGAACTCGCTGGCAGAAATATTCTCCACGTATCGAAGATACATTCACGTAAGCGCATTACAATTGCAAAATCGAAGACAGAAAGCCCGGCTCGTGCGAAAAAGcgagcgcacacacacacacacgcacacacacacataggaGCGCATTGGTGCGATAATCGGGCGCGCAAGCGCGCGACGATCCCTACCCTCTACTTGCGGGTTCCTTGCAAAAAATTCGATTGCTCGTCGACGCTGCGCTATAAAGATTTTCGGATGCGGACACGGGATATGTGCGTATGCGTGTATATAAAAgggcgaaagagagaggggtCGGCGGGTCGAGCGGTATTGTTGGACGACGAGGAATACACAGGGCTCGTAATGATGACGTATTTTATTCGAGATTGCGGTTGTTTCGCTTGGATTTAGCCCGAGTTGCTGCGTTTTTCGGGTAAATTTAACGTATAATATACTCACATTAAGATAAtggatttttaaatgaaaCCATAAGTTTGAAtcagaattaaaaataatgtgtAAGGGTACATTAAAAGATATGAAGGGAGACCGAAGAGGTGCAATTATTCTTCATAATTCGCTAATTAAGACAGCAGCGGATTCAATTTCTGCCGGAAAGACATCGATCAATCGAGTTATCCTGTATTTGAATAATCGCTGCAGTTACTTAATCGAATCCAACTGTCCACTTTTATCTTATCTATATCAAAATATGACGTTGAATAATTCGTCGATTTCTCATTTGCTCAAGTCCAGAATTCATCGACCTTTCGAGATCTTGAAACTCCCATAAGAGTCCCATAACTCCAACAAGTGTAAAATACAATAACAACCGAGTATATAATTTCCCAAAGCGCACGCAACCGAATCCCATCGGCGGCTCGCGTCGCACTAGCCTCTCGAAATTAGATACGAATAGCGCGGATCATCCCCCTTTATATCCGCTTCGAACCGCGTCTCTCGGCTCCAAATCCGCGGAAAACAAACATCACCTCGTCGGAAAaccagaagaaaaaaatgaatctcCTTCTCTCCGGATAATCCCCTCCGAAGCGAGCCGAGCCTCGAGGGAGAAGAGCCGAGGGCGAGTGAGTGAGCTCGTCCCGGGCACTTcgattttcaagattttcgcgcgcgctgcagtcaTACTGCATTGCGTCGTGCGACCTGATTCCGAGCGAGAGCCCGCCGACGACGCGATATAACGCGCCCAACCCCGCGATCTGAGCATCTCTATATAACgttataaataatcaatttcgCTGCTCTTGTGTGTCGGTATAGCGTCGACGTGGGATTGGATCGTTTGGCGAGCTACTGAAGCGATGACCCGCGGTTTTTGTTGGGGCTGACCAAAAGTTTATTTGTTGATCGATCGATTGAGCTGGGCTGAGGTGATTTGtttttggaatatttttaattacgtATAATTCAAGCGTATCAAGAATCGAGACATCGACAATAATGATCAGCGCCGAATCGATACTTCTTAACAACGCAGAAATGCGTGGAAAAATCATTAGCCGCCGTTAATAGCATGagatataattgaaaaaggaTCAATCCCCGATAAATTGCAGCCCACTTAAAATCACATCCATTTAACATGCTCGACGCTTAGCTTATTCTTCCGTCGTTATATACGACATACACGTACATATGCGCCAAACTCAGTTGACCCGCATCTCCAgggactttttttttatcgctaaTCCAGTAGAATATACTGCAGCCATCAGCTAAATGCATTTTTCTTgcatactctctctctctctctctccctctctctctctctctctctctctctctctctctctctctcattctccgTTCTTCGTCGCGAACACACCCCGTGCATAGCTCACGTTTATAGATCGCCGCAGCCCCGATACGCCACACAGCATCGACCGCAGCGATTTTCGAAGCctccctctcttctctcggctCTCTCACACACAGAGCTAATCGAAACCTCGTGTACTATAACTataggaaatatttttttctcaaacgAGAATGAGCGAACAATTCGAATCTCTTCAAAACTGACATTTATCGATGCGTTACACAAGAACGAAACTGTAGGTAGCATTCGATATTGTAGACGTTACGTATGTTAGAAGCGTTCGATCGTCGACGCGCGGGCTCAAGTCGCGTATGCAGCCCGCGCGTCATCGATCCAGGGCTTATTAATATCGAGATTcgtgcactcgcgcgcgcgcagccccCTTTTTGCGTGTCGCATGTGTCCAGCCGCTTACAAAACGACTGCAtaacgtgtgtgcgtgcattCGGTGCATTCGGTGCATTCGgtgataaaatttatgaacGAGCTACTGAGttgaatattttaagaataataCTTTATCTGGTACATTACAGGACAAACTTcttttggaaaaattcaaacagTTTCCTCGTCCGTCCGTTTTGACGTCACTGCTTTAGCGGGAAAGATGATAATTGCGGCGCGTGACGAGAATTTCACGTGCTGATCTTGCACTTGTCGTACTTTCGAATATAAATGATCAGAAATTGGCGAGTGCCACCATCCAGCGAAAACTCAAACGTTCCCGCCAAACCGATCACGTGCTTGGCTGGAGAATATGTCACGAGTCACGACGTCACGTGTTGCGCagtgcgcgccgcgcgcatCTCCTCCCGTAACCTCAAAATTCTGCCATCAGCTGGCGCTTCGCGACACTATACTTCGCGGTCTTCAACGCACACAGATCGAGCTGCTTATAATTACAACAACTCCGAACTCGTCCCATCAGCGCACACCTACCGCTACGGCTCGCGGAGCACAGTCCTCGACTCCGCGTCCACGTGAGCGTGTGTGGACGGCCACTTGTGTTGGTCACTCACCTCTGATCTCTCCCAGTAGTCTCAGTCTCTCTCCATCAGACACAGCAGCCTAGTCTCTCGCATATACTCATCCGCGCGTATACAGCAGTGTGTAAATACGAGCATCGGTGTGTATGTGTCAGGTGTCTGTGTGCACGCATCGCGCGGCGGAGAGAAAGATTTCTCGCGGAGTAGCGACGAgtagaaaaagagagagagagagagagcagtcgCGGACTGCTCGCGTTGCGCGAGTTGTCAAGTGTGTCGTCTGGAACTGCTGTACATTATAGCGCTGGTGCAGCCTATAGCAGCAGCGCCTACTCATCATCCTCAGTTCGTCGTCAGCGTCAATAGCGAGACAATAAAGGCCGTA
Coding sequences within it:
- the LOC100121610 gene encoding zinc finger protein 37 homolog isoform X1, whose protein sequence is MSSDIVTEKIGIPASENFQLKWHSYGAHLHSSVATLLHSESFADVLLATSCGRHVAAHRFVLAACSSYLSHIFQTCHFGANTNAPIIVVGYRVLPTEIGYRTLKILIQYMYSGETTVTNDQLEGVLKAGDILRVRGLWRSNSSSGSKKENIQSNNQKLVRSDKRSEQPALGSTASGQIQKIKLVQPASERIVEPLIQTQQQLLESSSSSSGSQQNNCQPLLSKSYDKKDKNSAVDKDDKEGSEASIATTDGGKSCSEDAAAKSSCEAGKNKENVETNSKKRKSTSSDAESTKSKSDVGESTELNLEMLVKEEPINWEETIDPSDALTIDHEIDIKPEIVHSADEDGDMEEEEYTPLTCDMCSQTFNRPSDWVRHIEFTHADMTENRRRKRKGDSDDDGKDFPPLKCDLCGNMYPTPQEWVRHIQTEHTEEQLALMNNSAPPKPKRVHSHQKLCNICQKVFPSHASMVIHQRTHTGERPFLCSYCKKGFNVKSNLLRHLRTLHDKFVHPSLYGSNGNKNA
- the LOC100121610 gene encoding zinc finger protein 37 homolog isoform X2, which gives rise to MSSDIVTEKIGIPASENFQLKWHSYGAHLHSSVATLLHSESFADVLLATSCGRHVAAHRFVLAACSSYLSHIFQTCHFGANTNAPIIVVLPTEIGYRTLKILIQYMYSGETTVTNDQLEGVLKAGDILRVRGLWRSNSSSGSKKENIQSNNQKLVRSDKRSEQPALGSTASGQIQKIKLVQPASERIVEPLIQTQQQLLESSSSSSGSQQNNCQPLLSKSYDKKDKNSAVDKDDKEGSEASIATTDGGKSCSEDAAAKSSCEAGKNKENVETNSKKRKSTSSDAESTKSKSDVGESTELNLEMLVKEEPINWEETIDPSDALTIDHEIDIKPEIVHSADEDGDMEEEEYTPLTCDMCSQTFNRPSDWVRHIEFTHADMTENRRRKRKGDSDDDGKDFPPLKCDLCGNMYPTPQEWVRHIQTEHTEEQLALMNNSAPPKPKRVHSHQKLCNICQKVFPSHASMVIHQRTHTGERPFLCSYCKKGFNVKSNLLRHLRTLHDKFVHPSLYGSNGNKNA